The Miscanthus floridulus cultivar M001 chromosome 7, ASM1932011v1, whole genome shotgun sequence genome includes a region encoding these proteins:
- the LOC136463199 gene encoding uncharacterized protein encodes MVKLATARECRAYSLGAGAGSGTASRNRWEYINAGVYIFVAVLLVGGFLAQLPPWGGWSSRPGLVVTAIGLAGVLAVNAHDLLAHVAGVDYRLGMVAGLDAQLALVELAVPAVQIVGTVLMLVAVIFFEIQMERGYRHSLAMHGLNLLIAGPALWCLGSVHNICQVYERASGHVQLLQKSVQIPLLLGSTLFLIAGIVNRHDPRSRHSAFVLLGRSWAWFCLFGSLLFLAGGVLNLLKVFKTQQMGGRGLEKLRGGAQELLALQREGKVPLILEHGHGGGGRTRGPAAGAMAPPPPPPPAGSYKDALVSSAS; translated from the exons ATGGTGAAGCTGGCGACGGCGCGCGAGTGCCGCGCATACAGCCTCGGCGCCGGCGCGGGGTCCGGCACGGCGTCGCGCAACCGGTGGGAGTACATCAACGCCGGGGTGTACATCTTCGTGGCGGTCCTCCTGGTCGGCGGGTTCCTGGCGCAGCTCCCGCCGTGGGGCGGGTGGTCCAGCAGGCCGGGGCTCGTGGTGACCGCGATCGGGCTCGCCGGCGTGCTGGCCGTCAACGCGCACGACCTCCTGGCGCACGTCGCCGGCGTCGATTACCGCCTCGGGATGGTGGCCGGGCTCGACGCGCAGCTGGCCCTCGTCGAGCTCGCCGTCCCCGCCGTGCAGATCGTCGGCACCGTGCTCATGCTCGTCGCTGTCATCTTCTTTGAGATTCAG ATGGAGAGAGGGTACCGGCACAGCCTAGCCATGCACGGCCTGAACCTGCTCATAGCCGGGCCGGCGCTGTGGTGCCTGGGATCCGTGCACAACATCTGCCAGGTCTACGAGCGTGCCAGCGGGCACGTCCAGCTCCTGCAGAAGAGCGTGCAGATCCCGCTGCTTCTGGGGAGCAccctcttcctcatcgccggcaTCGTCAACCGGCACGACCCCCGCAGCCGCCACTCTGCCTTCGTGCTACTG GGGAGGAGCTGGGCGTGGTTCTGCCTGTTCGGGAGCCTCCTCTTCCTGGCCGGCGGCGTGCTGAACCTGCTCAAGGTGTTCAAGACGCAGCAGATGGGCGGGCGGGGCCTGGAGAAGCTGCGCGGCGGCGCGCAGGAGCTGCTGGCCCTGCAGAGGGAGGGCAAGGTGCCCCTCATCCTGGAgcacggccacggcggcggcggccggactAGGGGCCCTGCGGCAGGGGCGatggcgccgccgccaccaccgccaccggcaGGGTCCTACAAGGACGCGCTCGTCAGCAGCGCCAGCTAG